The Gadus chalcogrammus isolate NIFS_2021 chromosome 14, NIFS_Gcha_1.0, whole genome shotgun sequence sequence CTGGACCTCGGCCatcaacagcaccaccaccacagtcaGGAAGAGCTGCTGGTCCAGGAAGCAGGGGAGGACTTTGGGAGGAAGGTGATGAGCGAGGGCAAGGGCAAGCACAAGCAGCGTCACCATGGACACCACAAGGTGGAGGTTCAGGAtgacatgatgatgatgatgacctaCTCCATGGTCCCGGTGAGAAAGCCCTTTACCCCTCTCTGTGTTCATGAAGTCATGCCACCTTTGAAtgtgtccctctgtcctctATACGATTACAACATTATACCGGTGTTGGATTCAGCGATCAATAGTAGCGTAAATGCGTGTGCAAAATGACATGGTGgcattaattgtattttatttgccCCCCCATCTAGATCAAACTGCTCATTGATATTTGCAACAGCACTAAGGGAGTATGCATAGCAGGTATGTCTTTAACCTAATAATTATTGAATTAATATTGCTGcatttctgttgttgttgctgttgttgttgtggtggttgttgttaaTGTTATGATGATCACCATTGTTCATTAAGTTATTAACAGCTGCTGTTTTTTCTTATTCCTTCTTGAATTCTTATCCAATGACgtcacatttatttttcaattgcAGGACCGCCAGGGCCTCCAGGTacgcaacacacacattgacctaAACCCTTCAATTAAAGTGTCTAAATGTACCCAACCCCCTGTGTCCTCGGTGTACTCGATGACCCACATGCCTGGCTCCCTGCCCTGGGTGACGCTctctttgtgtgggtgtgcaggGCTGCCCGGTCGGGACGGGCTGCCGGGCCACAATGGGACTGATGGCATCCCAGGCCTGAATGGAGTGCCCGGGGCCGACGGGAAACGTGGCAAAAGAGGTACAGCGGGAGTCGAGGTCTGCGTCTGTTGTTATCAGAGCCTGCAGGCGCCCACAGGATGCCAGAGAGATGGGTTTGGTGCAAAGGAAATCGTCCAGTGGTGGAGTGTAACCTAAGGGGTTAAATATGGCACAccaacacatagacacatgcacacacgcagcgCATTGTATGCGCACACGAATGCAGTCACACACGTGAACttgtaattacacacacacgcacaaacacacacacacacacacacacacacacacacacaaacacacacaaaaccatgaCCATTTCCTCCAAAAGGTTGTCATTGTTCCAGACACATGAGTCAGAATGATGAGAAGTCTAAGAATCCAAAGGTTTTCCACCGTGGGTGCCTCCCTGCTCATGAAACATGAGTGAGCTGGAAGCTGGGGATTCTAGGCTAATGTTATTCATGGCTGTGGTTTTTGGGCGGTCGCTGAATGGGACCGGAAGAGGCTTTCTCCGCCGCATTCTCCCACTTGACTGCTGCCCAGAATGAACCTGAAAGACGGACAGCATGAATCACCATGCGGGCATTCAATCGGGACATTCACTTAGTGCTCTCAAACGGCCTCAAGTCTATTGCATTTACTGTATTTCACACCGATTCTGTCCTCACACGACAGGTGACCCAGGTGAAGCAGGCCCACCAGGGGATGCAGGCCCGCCAGGTGATGCAGGCCCGCCAGGTGATGCAGGCCCGCCAGGTGAAGCCGGGGCAccgggtgaaggaggagagccGGGACTGCAGGGCTCCCCTGGAGAGAAGGCCGCAGCCTCCAATGAAGTAATGCTCGAAGGCAAGTAGGAAGAAGGAAGATAAGACACTTCTTGGAAACCACAATGGTCTCTGATAATTGAATAGCAATGTTAAAGGTAGTCAAAGTGTAACTGAGAACTAAGTCTGGTCTTCCTTCATCTCCACTAGGTCCCCAAGGGCCCCCCGGTCCTCCGGGGGCCCCGGGACCCATGGGGCCCCCAGGTCCTgccggcccccaggggccccccagAACCAAGAGTCAGCGACCCCATCAGCACGCTTCACAGACCATGGGTGAGAACCCTGTGGTGAACCCTGAGATGttgttttttggatttttaatgaTCCCGGTCACTCACCGGTCACCCGATCACATCCATGTCTGCTTTCAGATCCACTGCATGCCGTGCCCAACGACGAGAACGCGCACAGAAAATTGAGTGAGACGCCAGCTCCAAAGAAGGGTATACCTCCTAGCTGTTGCATGTGAATGTTGGCTATGGGGAGGCGTTGCGAGCCGAAGGGCCCTGACTGATATCAGCGACTGACTGTGTTGGCTTTCTCTCCTCAGAGTGCCTGATCAAATCACTGATCAACCCCAGGAACGTGATCAAGATGACGAAAACGTTCGGCACGTGGATGAAAGACACGGCCCGGCCCAACGACGAGCGCATTTGGGTGGCCGAACACTTCTCAGGTAGGAGGACTTCACTGGACCGATGAGCGAGATGATGTCATAATCATGTTGTGTTTAAGACACTTTATGTGTTGATAACATGACATAAATCGAATTCCTTGTGTGTGGAGAAGGGAAGAATGATGACAGATCCATAGCTTGATCCATAACTTATTTTCATTCAAATGAATTACGACAATTCATTAACGTATATTATGACAATATATTATCCAtgagtttattttatttctgtaCCTGTGACAAAACCGATCCTTCTGCACTGGAGACTGGATGTTTCCACTGCAATGAATTCCAATCCATGTGTGTTGTCTCACAAGGCCGCGTGGTAATGGAGTATAAAACCAGCGGATCCTTCCAGAACCACAGCAGTGAGGTGATTGATTTGAAGAAGTTCTACCAGGGCTGCGGCCACATGGTCCACAACGGATCCTTGTATTTTCACATCGCCGGGACCTCAAACATCGGCAGGTAAGTCATTCCCTTCATCCGACGATGACGACAATCAAGGATGCTCTACACGCTCATTTCTGCGAGCCTCTGAATAGAGAACCTGCAGAACGTAAACGTTTACATTATCTCCACAGATTCGACCTGTTGACCAAGAAGCCAACAGGTCACCTGTCCATTAACAACGCCATGCACCACAGCCTCTCCTACCTGCTGGCCAACTCCAAGACCTACTTCAAAGTGGCGGTGGACGAGAACGGCATGTGGCTGATCTTCGCGTCGAGCGTGGACGAGAGCATCATGGTGGCTCAGCTGGACCAGAAGACCTTCTCTGTCACGTCCTACATCAACACCACCTACCCGCGCACCAAGGCCGGCAACGCCTTCATCACCTGCGGCGTCCTCTACGTCACCGACACCAAGGACACCAGGGTCAGCTTCGCCTTCGACCTGCTGAAGGGGAAGCCGGTCaacgtgacctttgacctgaggTCTCCCGGGGGCGTGCTGGCCATGCTCTCCTACAGCCCCAAAGAACGCCTCCTGTACGCGTGGGACCACAGCCACGTGCGGCTCTACGTggttcacttcctgtctgacgACTGAGTATGTctatgtataatgtatgtatttatatcgTATATACACCGCGCACAAACAGGTACTCGAACAACGATGATCACGTGTTCTTTACATGGGACGTAAGCATGTTTTTAAAAGCTTTGGCTGACTACTGCCATATCTTTTAATTGTTGTCCTATTTTGTAGGCGTCATCCGTAAGACTTAAGTATACGAGAGctcaaatgtatgtttttactAAGGTTTGCAAAACAAATAAGTTGTATAATATGGTTCGATTTTAATATTAGTTGATTGGCAATCCAAGCATTCATTccgtatttatttattgtggtTCATTGTTAAACTGAACATTTGTGCTGTATTTATTCCCTGCTCTTGCGTTGGATAAGAAACCATGAACCACATAATATTGTGAAAGCGGTTTGTTGTCATTTATGAGAATTACAACTTACTTCCTGGTTTCAATGTAGTTTCTTGTGCACGATTTTTCCTCATCTATAAATTGCATGTGAATCAAATAGAATAGAACGTAATTCCAGAACCTTCCAATACTTTGGTTCAGACAAAATGTCCCCAGCCTTGCAGTGATGACCACAAGTAGTGACAGCAAACCAAAAGACCAAAGCAGCATAAAAATCAACCCGATGAAATCAAAATAATTTATTAACCTTACAAAGGCAGCAGTCTGACAACGGCGGTTCTCCCACAAGCCTCCAGA is a genomic window containing:
- the gldn gene encoding gliomedin — its product is MQKTDVTMWIPTPSMTVPQRVVLYAAAGLALVNTLGFLVLLVQLNQQGVRLDRTESRLALVEQSSVVEFLQEVPRRGASLQGAPTRGEQAQYSRNKRSQEGEKEEMMETTEPTQDDTLDLGHQQHHHHSQEELLVQEAGEDFGRKVMSEGKGKHKQRHHGHHKVEVQDDMMMMMTYSMVPIKLLIDICNSTKGVCIAGPPGPPGLPGRDGLPGHNGTDGIPGLNGVPGADGKRGKRGDPGEAGPPGDAGPPGDAGPPGDAGPPGEAGAPGEGGEPGLQGSPGEKAAASNEVMLEGPQGPPGPPGAPGPMGPPGPAGPQGPPRTKSQRPHQHASQTMDPLHAVPNDENAHRKLSETPAPKKECLIKSLINPRNVIKMTKTFGTWMKDTARPNDERIWVAEHFSGRVVMEYKTSGSFQNHSSEVIDLKKFYQGCGHMVHNGSLYFHIAGTSNIGRFDLLTKKPTGHLSINNAMHHSLSYLLANSKTYFKVAVDENGMWLIFASSVDESIMVAQLDQKTFSVTSYINTTYPRTKAGNAFITCGVLYVTDTKDTRVSFAFDLLKGKPVNVTFDLRSPGGVLAMLSYSPKERLLYAWDHSHVRLYVVHFLSDD